From a single Staphylococcus epidermidis genomic region:
- the rho gene encoding transcription termination factor Rho, producing MPGRERTSPQYESFHELYKNNTTKELTQKAKSLKLTNYSKLNKKELVLAIMEAQMEKDGNYYMEGILDDIQQDGYGFLRTVNYSKGEKDIYISASQIRRFEIKRGDKVTGKVRKPKDNEKYYGLLQVDFVNDHNAEEVKKRPHFQALTPLYPEERILLETQSTNYSTRIMDLVTPIGLGQRGLIVAPPKAGKTSLLKEIANAIASNKPEANLFILLVGERPEEVTDIERSVESAEVVHSTFDEPPEHHVKVAELLLERAKRLVEIGEDVIILMDSITRLARAYNLVIPPSGRTLSGGLDPASLHKPKAFFGAARNIEAGGSLTILATALVETGSRMDDMIYEEFKGTGNMELHLDRKLSERRIFPAIDIGRSSTRKEELLITKAELDSLWQLRNLFTDSTDFTERFIRKLKRSKNNEEFFKQLQKAAEESTKTGRPII from the coding sequence ATGCCTGGTAGAGAACGAACATCTCCGCAGTATGAATCTTTCCACGAATTATATAAAAACAATACTACTAAAGAGCTCACTCAAAAAGCCAAATCTTTAAAATTAACTAATTACAGTAAATTAAATAAAAAAGAATTGGTACTTGCCATTATGGAAGCACAAATGGAAAAAGATGGTAATTACTATATGGAAGGAATATTAGATGATATTCAACAAGATGGATATGGTTTCTTAAGAACCGTTAACTATTCTAAAGGTGAGAAGGATATTTATATTTCTGCAAGCCAAATTCGACGTTTTGAAATAAAACGTGGTGATAAAGTAACGGGTAAAGTTCGTAAACCAAAAGATAATGAAAAATATTATGGTCTACTTCAAGTTGATTTTGTAAACGACCATAATGCAGAAGAAGTCAAAAAACGTCCTCACTTCCAAGCTTTAACACCTCTTTATCCGGAAGAAAGAATCCTATTAGAAACGCAATCTACAAATTATTCCACTCGTATTATGGATTTAGTCACACCAATAGGTCTTGGTCAACGTGGTCTTATAGTTGCACCACCTAAAGCTGGTAAGACAAGTTTATTAAAAGAAATCGCTAACGCAATAGCGAGTAATAAACCGGAAGCGAATTTGTTTATATTACTAGTAGGTGAGCGTCCAGAAGAAGTGACGGATATTGAAAGATCGGTTGAATCTGCAGAAGTCGTTCATTCGACTTTCGATGAACCACCAGAACACCATGTTAAAGTTGCTGAATTATTATTAGAGCGTGCAAAACGATTAGTTGAAATTGGAGAAGATGTAATTATACTTATGGACTCCATAACACGTTTGGCACGAGCATATAATCTAGTCATACCACCTAGTGGACGTACATTGTCAGGTGGGCTTGATCCCGCTTCATTACACAAACCTAAAGCGTTTTTCGGTGCAGCACGTAACATTGAAGCTGGGGGAAGTTTGACAATTTTAGCTACTGCTTTAGTTGAGACAGGATCTCGTATGGATGATATGATCTATGAAGAGTTCAAGGGTACAGGTAATATGGAATTACATCTTGATCGTAAGTTATCAGAACGTAGAATATTCCCAGCGATAGACATAGGTCGTAGTTCAACACGAAAAGAAGAGCTATTAATCACTAAAGCGGAATTAGATTCATTATGGCAATTACGAAATTTATTTACTGATTCAACAGACTTTACAGAACGTTTTATTAGAAAACTTAAGCGTTCGAAAAATAATGAAGAATTCTTTAAGCAATTGCAAAAAGCAGCTGAAGAGAGTACTAAAACTGGAAGACCAATTATTTAA
- a CDS encoding aldehyde dehydrogenase family protein — protein MRNFTKQYINGEWVDSASGETIDVINPATEEVMGKIAKGNEEDVNKAVDAADKVYLEFRHSSVEERRELLDKIVKEYQNRKNDLIEAITDELGAPLSVSENVHYQMGLNHFTAARDALDSFQFEEQRGDDLVVKEAIGVAGLVTPWNFPTNQTSLKLAAAFAAGSPVVLKPSEETPFAAIILAEIFDKVGVPKGVFNLVNGDGSGVGNPLSEHPKVRMMSFTGSGPTGSKIMEKAAKDFKKVSLELGGKSPYIVLDDVDVEEAANATTKKVVNNTGQVCTAGTRVLIPESIKEDYLTAVKEAFSKVKVGQPREEGTQVGPIISKKQFDQVQDYIDKGINEGAELFYGGPGKPEGLDKGYFARPTIFINVDNHMTIAQEEIFGPVMSVITYNNLDEAIEIANDTKYGLAGYVIGKDKDTLRHVARSIEAGTIEINEAGRKPDLPFGGYKESGLGREWGDYGIEEFLEVKSIAGYFK, from the coding sequence ATGAGAAATTTCACTAAACAATATATAAACGGTGAATGGGTTGATAGTGCAAGCGGTGAAACTATTGATGTTATTAACCCTGCAACTGAAGAAGTAATGGGTAAAATTGCTAAAGGTAACGAAGAAGATGTTAATAAAGCTGTAGATGCTGCAGATAAAGTATATTTAGAATTTAGACATAGTTCTGTTGAAGAAAGAAGAGAACTTTTAGATAAAATCGTAAAAGAATATCAAAATAGAAAAAATGATTTAATTGAAGCAATTACTGATGAACTAGGAGCGCCTTTATCAGTTTCCGAGAACGTTCATTATCAAATGGGATTGAATCATTTTACAGCTGCAAGAGATGCTTTAGATAGCTTCCAATTTGAAGAACAACGTGGCGATGATTTGGTTGTTAAAGAAGCAATTGGAGTTGCTGGACTTGTTACACCTTGGAATTTCCCTACAAACCAAACTTCACTTAAATTAGCTGCTGCGTTTGCTGCTGGTAGCCCTGTTGTTTTAAAACCATCTGAAGAAACACCATTTGCTGCAATTATTTTAGCAGAAATTTTTGATAAAGTAGGCGTACCTAAAGGTGTGTTTAACTTAGTCAATGGTGATGGATCTGGAGTAGGAAATCCTTTAAGTGAACATCCAAAAGTAAGAATGATGTCATTTACAGGTTCTGGTCCTACAGGTTCAAAAATTATGGAAAAAGCTGCAAAAGACTTCAAAAAAGTGTCTCTTGAATTGGGTGGGAAATCACCTTATATCGTATTAGATGACGTTGATGTTGAAGAAGCTGCTAATGCAACAACGAAAAAAGTAGTTAACAATACAGGTCAAGTTTGTACTGCAGGAACACGTGTACTTATTCCTGAAAGTATTAAAGAAGACTACTTAACAGCAGTTAAAGAAGCATTTAGTAAAGTTAAAGTAGGTCAACCAAGAGAAGAAGGAACTCAAGTAGGTCCTATTATTAGTAAAAAACAATTTGATCAAGTTCAGGATTACATTGATAAAGGTATCAATGAAGGAGCAGAGTTATTCTACGGTGGTCCAGGTAAACCAGAAGGATTAGATAAAGGATATTTTGCGCGTCCAACTATATTTATTAATGTAGATAATCACATGACGATTGCACAAGAAGAAATTTTCGGACCTGTCATGTCTGTAATCACTTATAATAATCTTGACGAAGCTATTGAAATTGCTAATGATACTAAATATGGTCTTGCTGGCTATGTTATTGGTAAAGATAAAGATACATTGAGACATGTTGCTCGTTCAATCGAAGCTGGTACAATTGAAATTAATGAAGCTGGTAGAAAACCAGACTTACCATTCGGTGGTTATAAAGAATCTGGCTTAGGTCGTGAATGGGGCGATTATGGTATCGAAGAATTCTTAGAAGTAAAATCAATAGCTGGATATTTTAAATAA
- the rpoE gene encoding DNA-directed RNA polymerase subunit delta — protein MKIQDYTKEMVDEKSFIDMAYTLLNDKQTTMNLYDIIDEFKSLGGYEYEDIENRIVQFYTDLNTDGRFLNVGENLWGLRDWYSVDDIEEKIAPTIQKFDILDDEDEEDQNLKLLGDDDADEDDDIPAQTDDQETLDESDNDEDDVEMNEADIVIDEDEDEDIAEGEEEAFEDAEDFND, from the coding sequence ATGAAAATTCAAGATTACACAAAAGAAATGGTTGATGAGAAATCATTCATCGATATGGCCTATACTTTATTAAATGATAAACAAACAACGATGAATTTATATGATATTATTGATGAATTTAAATCTTTAGGCGGATATGAGTATGAAGATATTGAAAATCGAATCGTACAATTCTATACCGATTTAAACACTGATGGTCGTTTTTTAAATGTAGGAGAAAATCTTTGGGGTCTACGTGATTGGTACTCTGTAGATGATATTGAGGAAAAAATCGCACCAACAATTCAAAAATTCGATATTCTAGATGACGAAGATGAAGAAGATCAAAACCTTAAATTATTAGGTGATGACGACGCTGATGAAGATGACGATATTCCTGCTCAAACAGATGATCAAGAAACATTAGACGAGTCAGATAATGATGAAGATGATGTTGAAATGAATGAAGCAGATATCGTTATTGATGAAGACGAAGACGAAGATATTGCTGAAGGTGAAGAAGAAGCCTTTGAAGACGCCGAAGACTTTAATGATTAA
- the fdaB gene encoding class IIb fructose-bisphosphate aldolase FdaB, translated as MPLVSMKEMLIDAKENGYAVGQYNLNNLEFTQAILEASQEENAPVILGVSEGAARYMSGFYTVVKMVEGLMHDLNITIPVAIHLDHGSSFEKCKEAIDAGFTSVMIDASHSPFEENVEITSKVVEYAHDRGVSVEAELGTVGGQEDDVVADGVIYADPKECQELVEKTGIDTLAPALGSVHGPYKGEPKLGFKEMEEIGASTGLPLVLHGGTGIPTKDIQKAIPYGTAKINVNTENQIASAKAVREVLNNDKDVYDPRKYLGPAREAIKETVKGKIREFGTSNRAK; from the coding sequence ATGCCTTTAGTTTCAATGAAAGAAATGTTAATCGATGCGAAAGAAAACGGTTATGCGGTTGGTCAATACAATCTTAATAACCTCGAATTTACACAAGCTATTTTAGAAGCGTCTCAAGAAGAGAATGCGCCAGTTATTTTAGGTGTTTCTGAAGGGGCAGCTCGTTATATGAGTGGTTTTTATACAGTTGTGAAAATGGTAGAAGGTTTAATGCATGACTTAAACATCACAATCCCAGTAGCAATTCATTTAGACCACGGTTCAAGCTTTGAAAAATGTAAAGAAGCAATTGATGCTGGATTCACATCTGTAATGATTGATGCATCTCATAGTCCTTTTGAAGAAAATGTTGAAATCACTTCTAAAGTAGTTGAGTATGCTCATGATAGAGGCGTTTCTGTAGAAGCTGAATTAGGTACAGTTGGTGGACAAGAAGACGACGTAGTTGCTGATGGCGTTATCTATGCAGACCCTAAAGAATGTCAAGAATTAGTAGAAAAAACTGGAATTGATACTTTAGCTCCAGCATTAGGTTCTGTACATGGACCATATAAAGGTGAACCTAAATTAGGATTTAAAGAGATGGAAGAAATTGGTGCTTCAACTGGATTACCTTTAGTATTACACGGTGGTACAGGTATTCCAACTAAAGATATTCAAAAAGCTATTCCTTATGGTACTGCTAAAATTAACGTGAATACTGAAAATCAAATTGCGTCTGCTAAAGCAGTTCGTGAAGTATTAAACAACGACAAAGATGTGTATGATCCACGTAAATATTTAGGACCAGCACGTGAAGCAATTAAAGAGACAGTTAAAGGTAAAATTAGAGAATTCGGTACTTCTAATCGCGCTAAATAA
- the coaW gene encoding type II pantothenate kinase — MKIGIDAGGTLIKIVQEHDNRRYYRTELTTNIQKVIDWLNNEEIETLKLTGGNAGVIADQIHHSPEIFVEFDASSKGLEILLDEQGHQIEHYIFANVGTGTSFHYFDGKDQQRVGGVGTGGGMIQGLGYLLSNITDYKELTNLAQNGDRDAIDLKVKHIYKDTEPPIPGDLTAANFGNVLHHLDNQFTSANKLASAIGVVGEVITTMAITLAREYKTNHVVYIGSSFNNNQLLREVVENYTVLRGFKPYYIENGAFSGALGALYL, encoded by the coding sequence ATGAAGATTGGAATTGATGCCGGAGGGACTTTAATTAAAATTGTACAAGAGCATGACAATCGTAGATATTACAGAACTGAATTAACAACTAATATCCAAAAAGTCATAGATTGGCTTAACAATGAAGAAATCGAAACATTAAAGCTTACAGGTGGAAATGCTGGAGTAATAGCAGATCAAATTCATCATTCCCCTGAAATATTTGTAGAGTTCGATGCATCATCAAAAGGTTTAGAAATTTTATTGGATGAACAAGGTCATCAAATTGAACATTACATTTTTGCTAATGTAGGTACAGGTACTTCTTTCCACTATTTTGATGGAAAAGACCAGCAACGTGTTGGAGGTGTAGGTACCGGAGGCGGGATGATACAAGGTTTAGGCTATTTATTGTCCAATATAACAGATTATAAAGAATTAACGAATTTAGCTCAAAATGGAGATCGTGATGCCATTGATTTAAAAGTAAAACATATTTATAAAGATACTGAACCACCAATTCCTGGAGATTTAACAGCAGCAAATTTTGGAAATGTATTACATCACTTAGATAATCAGTTTACATCAGCTAACAAACTTGCCTCTGCAATTGGCGTCGTTGGTGAAGTTATAACAACTATGGCTATTACTTTAGCACGTGAATATAAGACTAATCACGTTGTATATATCGGTTCATCATTTAATAACAATCAATTACTACGTGAAGTTGTTGAAAATTACACTGTTCTAAGAGGATTTAAACCGTACTATATTGAGAATGGTGCTTTTTCAGGCGCTTTAGGAGCACTTTACCTCTAA
- a CDS encoding type B 50S ribosomal protein L31: MKQGIHPEYHKVIFLDTTTNFKFLSGSTKTSSETMEWEDGNEYPVIRLDVSSDSHPFYTGRQKFAAADGRVERFNKKFGLKSNNN; encoded by the coding sequence ATGAAACAAGGAATTCATCCTGAATACCACAAAGTTATCTTTTTAGATACAACAACAAACTTTAAATTCTTAAGTGGTTCTACAAAAACATCTTCAGAAACTATGGAATGGGAAGATGGAAATGAATACCCAGTTATTCGTTTAGATGTATCATCAGATTCTCATCCATTCTATACTGGACGTCAAAAATTCGCAGCAGCGGATGGTCGTGTGGAACGTTTCAACAAAAAGTTTGGACTCAAATCAAACAACAACTAA
- a CDS encoding CTP synthase: MTKFIFVTGGVVSSLGKGITAASLGRLLKDRGLKVTIQKFDPYLNVDPGTMSPYQHGEVFVTDDGAETDLDLGHYERFIDINLNKYSNVTAGKVYSHVLKKERRGDYLGGTVQVIPHITNEIKERLLLAGESTNADVVITEIGGTTGDIESLPFLEAIRQIRSDLGRENVMYVHCTLLPYIKAAGEMKTKPTQHSVKELRGLGIQPDLIVVRTEYEMTQDLKDKIALFCDIKKESVIECRDADSLYEIPLQLSKQNMDDIVIQRLQLNAKYETQLDEWKHLLNTVNNLDGKITIGLVGKYVSLQDAYLSVVESLKHAGYPFKKDVVVKWIDSSEVNDDNVEAYLSDVDGILVPGGFGFRASEGKIAAIRYARENNIPFFGICLGMQLATVEFARHVLGYEGAHSAELDPSTPYPIIDLLPEQKDIEDLGGTLRLGLYPCHIKEGTLAEKIYNKNDIEERHRHRYEFNNEFREQLESNGMVFSGTSPDGRLVEIIEIPKNDFFIACQFHPEFLSRPNRPQPIFKSFVEAALNYQQK; this comes from the coding sequence ATGACAAAGTTTATTTTTGTAACAGGCGGGGTTGTGTCATCATTAGGAAAAGGAATAACAGCCGCTTCTCTAGGAAGATTACTTAAAGATAGAGGACTTAAAGTTACAATACAAAAATTCGATCCATATTTAAATGTAGACCCAGGCACAATGAGTCCGTATCAACATGGTGAAGTGTTCGTTACAGACGATGGTGCTGAGACTGATTTAGACTTAGGACATTATGAACGTTTTATAGATATTAATTTAAATAAATATTCAAATGTTACTGCCGGAAAAGTATATTCACATGTGTTGAAAAAAGAACGCCGTGGTGATTACTTGGGTGGTACTGTACAAGTTATTCCCCATATTACAAACGAAATTAAAGAAAGATTGCTATTAGCTGGTGAGAGTACTAATGCGGATGTTGTAATTACTGAAATTGGTGGAACAACAGGTGATATAGAGTCTTTACCTTTCTTGGAAGCCATTCGTCAAATTAGAAGCGACTTAGGTCGTGAAAATGTAATGTATGTACATTGTACTTTGCTACCATATATTAAAGCTGCTGGGGAAATGAAAACAAAACCTACACAGCACAGTGTTAAAGAATTACGAGGTCTAGGTATTCAACCTGATTTAATAGTAGTACGTACAGAATACGAAATGACACAAGATTTGAAAGACAAAATCGCCCTATTTTGTGATATCAAAAAGGAAAGTGTTATAGAATGTAGAGATGCAGATTCTCTTTATGAAATTCCGTTACAACTTAGTAAGCAAAATATGGACGACATTGTTATTCAACGTTTACAATTAAATGCCAAGTATGAAACGCAATTGGATGAGTGGAAACATCTATTAAATACCGTTAATAATTTAGATGGTAAAATTACAATCGGTTTAGTTGGTAAATATGTGAGCTTACAAGATGCTTATCTATCAGTTGTTGAATCACTTAAGCATGCTGGTTATCCATTTAAAAAAGACGTTGTGGTAAAATGGATTGATTCAAGTGAGGTCAATGATGATAATGTTGAGGCTTATTTATCCGACGTTGATGGTATTTTAGTTCCTGGTGGATTTGGATTCAGAGCAAGTGAAGGTAAAATTGCAGCTATTCGTTATGCCCGTGAGAATAACATACCATTCTTTGGCATTTGTCTAGGAATGCAATTGGCAACTGTTGAATTTGCGCGTCATGTTTTAGGCTATGAAGGTGCGCATTCAGCAGAATTAGATCCAAGTACACCATATCCAATTATAGATTTATTACCAGAACAAAAAGATATTGAAGATTTAGGTGGAACCTTAAGACTTGGTCTTTATCCTTGCCACATTAAAGAAGGTACATTGGCAGAGAAAATTTATAATAAAAACGATATTGAAGAACGTCATCGTCATAGATATGAATTCAATAACGAGTTTAGGGAACAATTAGAAAGTAACGGTATGGTATTTTCAGGTACAAGTCCAGATGGTCGTTTAGTAGAAATTATTGAAATACCTAAAAATGATTTCTTTATTGCATGTCAATTCCATCCTGAATTCTTATCAAGACCTAATCGTCCACAGCCTATATTTAAATCATTTGTAGAAGCGGCGTTGAATTACCAACAAAAATAA
- a CDS encoding DUF2529 domain-containing protein codes for MSKILNTQLTGIFNRLEKQELDIQMAAQCLIQAIGGEGHVYIKGYDDLKFYESFILQSHEKLASSLPLEDLQNFNDIDTTDRVLLFSPYYTSEVESDVLQLIDLDVDLVLICNNPKRDDFPNHLIHYVNLSTPRPIVYTEDYDKIIQPHPMALNYIYYDIYTQMIEMTRDLDL; via the coding sequence ATGTCAAAAATCTTAAACACACAATTAACTGGTATTTTTAATCGGCTTGAAAAACAAGAGTTGGATATTCAAATGGCAGCTCAATGTCTCATTCAAGCAATTGGTGGAGAAGGACATGTCTATATCAAAGGCTACGATGATTTAAAATTCTATGAGTCATTCATATTACAAAGCCATGAAAAATTAGCGTCTAGCTTACCACTTGAAGATTTACAAAATTTTAACGATATAGATACAACAGATAGGGTACTGTTATTTTCACCATACTACACTTCGGAAGTTGAAAGTGATGTACTTCAACTTATTGATTTAGATGTCGATTTAGTGCTTATTTGTAATAACCCTAAACGAGATGATTTTCCTAATCATTTAATTCATTATGTTAATTTATCAACACCTAGGCCCATTGTTTACACAGAAGATTATGATAAAATCATTCAACCACATCCGATGGCCTTAAATTATATTTATTATGATATTTATACTCAAATGATTGAGATGACTAGAGACCTAGATTTATAG
- a CDS encoding UDP-N-acetylglucosamine 1-carboxyvinyltransferase, with translation MAQEVIKIRGGQALKGEVEISGAKNSAVAIIPATLLAQGQVKLEGLPQISDVETLVSLLEDLNIEARLNGKQLEVDTTQIENAPLPNNKVESLRASYYMMGAMLGRFKKCVIGLPGGCPLGPRPIDQHIKGFKALGAEIDESSNTSMKLVAKELRGAHIFLDMVSVGATINIMLAAVHAKGQTVIDNAAKEPEVVDVANFLMSMGADIRGAGTTSIKINGVEELKGSEYQIIPDRIEAGSYMCMAAAMGEEVILHNIVPKHVEALTVKLQELGVDIEIEDEKIIIRKQTPYKNVDIKTLVYPGFATDLQQPITPLLFMTEGPSFVTDTIYPARFKHVEELQRMGANIKSDEGTAVIKPSTLNGAEVYASDLRAGACLITAGLIAEGVTTIFNVKHIYRGYTNIVEHLKALGADIWTETV, from the coding sequence ATGGCTCAAGAGGTAATAAAAATTAGAGGTGGACAAGCACTAAAAGGAGAAGTAGAAATTAGTGGAGCAAAAAATAGTGCAGTTGCTATTATCCCCGCAACTTTATTAGCTCAAGGACAAGTAAAGTTGGAAGGCCTTCCTCAAATCTCTGATGTCGAAACTCTAGTAAGTTTGTTAGAAGATTTAAATATTGAAGCAAGATTAAATGGTAAACAATTAGAAGTGGATACTACACAAATAGAGAATGCACCTCTACCTAATAATAAAGTTGAGTCTTTACGTGCTTCTTATTATATGATGGGCGCAATGCTTGGTCGTTTTAAAAAATGTGTAATTGGATTGCCAGGTGGATGTCCACTCGGGCCAAGACCTATTGATCAACATATTAAGGGATTCAAAGCATTAGGAGCAGAAATTGACGAATCTAGCAATACATCCATGAAATTAGTAGCAAAAGAACTTAGAGGCGCTCATATATTTTTAGATATGGTAAGTGTTGGAGCGACGATTAATATTATGCTTGCGGCAGTCCATGCCAAAGGTCAAACTGTTATTGATAATGCAGCCAAAGAACCTGAAGTCGTAGATGTTGCAAACTTTTTAATGAGTATGGGTGCTGATATTAGAGGAGCAGGTACAACATCAATAAAAATCAATGGTGTTGAGGAACTAAAAGGTTCAGAGTATCAAATTATTCCGGACAGAATTGAAGCTGGTTCTTATATGTGTATGGCCGCAGCAATGGGTGAGGAGGTCATTTTACATAATATTGTTCCTAAACATGTTGAAGCTTTAACTGTTAAGTTGCAAGAGTTAGGTGTAGATATTGAAATTGAAGATGAAAAAATAATCATTCGTAAACAAACACCGTATAAAAATGTAGATATAAAAACGCTTGTTTATCCAGGTTTTGCAACTGATTTACAACAACCTATTACACCATTATTATTCATGACAGAAGGACCTTCGTTTGTGACTGATACTATTTATCCAGCGCGTTTTAAACATGTAGAAGAATTACAGCGTATGGGTGCTAATATTAAATCGGATGAGGGAACAGCTGTGATTAAACCTTCGACACTTAATGGAGCTGAAGTATATGCAAGTGATTTACGCGCAGGCGCTTGCTTAATTACTGCAGGTTTAATAGCTGAAGGTGTGACGACAATATTTAATGTAAAACATATTTATAGAGGATATACTAACATCGTTGAACATCTTAAAGCACTTGGTGCTGATATTTGGACGGAAACGGTATAA
- a CDS encoding GNAT family N-acetyltransferase, with translation MFIKKDFDDITVQVFEEKYRDALNQFELSERQQIYSSLPQTVLDDALKDENRIANVALNKEGKVVGFFVLHRYYQHEGYDTPNNVVYVRSLSVNEKFQGHGYGTKMMMFLPEYVQALFPDFTHLYLVVDAENQSAWNVYERAGFMHTATKEEGPIGKERLYYLDLDSKHVSSLRLKEGEAAYNDDIHVINLLKDDVKVGFIALEQNDNKMNISAIEVNKQNRNEGIAESALRQLPTYIRKQFEDIEILSITLYGERNELKPLCLNSNFVAIEETEDYTRFEKYINY, from the coding sequence ATGTTTATAAAAAAAGATTTTGATGATATTACAGTTCAAGTATTTGAAGAAAAATATAGAGATGCACTTAACCAATTTGAATTAAGTGAACGACAACAAATATATTCTTCATTGCCTCAAACTGTTTTAGATGATGCATTAAAAGATGAAAATCGAATTGCTAATGTAGCTTTAAATAAAGAAGGAAAAGTAGTGGGGTTCTTCGTATTGCATCGTTATTATCAACATGAAGGTTATGATACACCAAACAATGTTGTTTATGTACGTTCATTGTCAGTTAATGAAAAGTTTCAAGGCCATGGATATGGGACAAAAATGATGATGTTTTTACCAGAGTATGTTCAAGCATTATTTCCTGATTTTACACATTTATACTTAGTAGTAGACGCTGAAAACCAAAGTGCTTGGAACGTTTATGAACGTGCAGGTTTTATGCATACAGCTACAAAAGAAGAAGGACCTATTGGGAAAGAAAGACTTTATTATTTAGATTTAGATTCAAAACATGTATCTTCTTTAAGGCTAAAAGAGGGGGAAGCCGCATATAATGATGATATTCACGTGATTAATTTGCTTAAAGATGATGTAAAGGTAGGCTTTATTGCACTAGAACAAAATGATAATAAAATGAATATTTCTGCAATCGAAGTTAATAAGCAAAATAGGAATGAGGGAATTGCAGAAAGTGCTTTACGCCAATTACCAACGTATATACGTAAACAGTTTGAAGACATTGAAATTTTATCAATTACTTTATATGGCGAACGTAATGAATTAAAACCATTGTGCTTGAATAGTAATTTTGTAGCAATAGAGGAAACTGAGGATTATACACGTTTTGAAAAATATATTAATTATTAA
- a CDS encoding thymidine kinase translates to MYETYHSGWIETITGSMFSGKSEELIRRLRRGIYAKQKVVVFKPAIDDRYHKEKVVSHNGNEIEAINISTAQEILNHMLEEVNVIGIDEVQFFEDDIVNIVEKLAENGHRVIVAGLDMDFRGEPFKPMPKLLAVSEHITKLQAVCSVCGSPSSRTQRLINGEPAKVDDPIILVGANESYEPRCRAHHIVAPSENEKEEM, encoded by the coding sequence ATGTATGAAACGTACCATTCAGGTTGGATTGAAACCATAACAGGAAGTATGTTTAGTGGGAAATCTGAAGAACTTATACGTCGCTTAAGACGTGGAATATACGCTAAACAAAAGGTGGTTGTTTTCAAACCAGCAATTGATGATCGTTACCATAAAGAAAAGGTCGTCTCACATAATGGTAATGAGATAGAAGCGATTAATATATCTACAGCTCAAGAAATTTTAAATCATATGCTAGAAGAAGTAAACGTCATCGGAATTGACGAAGTGCAATTTTTTGAAGACGATATTGTCAACATAGTTGAAAAATTAGCTGAAAACGGGCATCGTGTTATTGTAGCAGGTTTAGATATGGATTTTAGAGGAGAACCGTTTAAACCTATGCCCAAGTTGCTCGCAGTTAGTGAACATATTACAAAGTTGCAAGCAGTATGTTCTGTATGTGGTTCACCTTCGAGTCGTACACAACGGTTAATAAATGGTGAACCGGCGAAAGTAGATGATCCCATCATATTGGTTGGTGCAAATGAAAGTTACGAGCCACGTTGTAGAGCACATCATATAGTTGCACCTAGTGAAAATGAGAAGGAGGAAATGTAG